CGCGCCCAAACGCTTCGCAATCGTCGCGCAGTCGATCGCCGTGTTGCCCGCGCCCACGACCACGACCTGCTTACCGATCACAAGCGGCACCTCAGCGACCTTGCTTCCCTCAACATAGACAAGCCCGTCAAGCACGTGCTCTTCACCTGGTATGCCAAGTTGCGGCGAGCGGCCAAGTCCAACGCTCAGCACAACGATATCGAAGTCCTTTTGTAGCTCGGCCAGTGACAAATCGCCACCAAGCTCCCGCCCAGTAACCACCGTGACCCCAAGCTGCTCGATCATCGCCACCTCTGCCAGCGCGATTTCTACCGGCTCACGCAGCGAAATAATTCCGTAAGTCGAAAGTCCGCCCGCAAGATCGCGCTTCTCGAAGACGGTTACGTTATGTCCCCTTCGGGCTAGTTCGCCCGCGCACGAAAGCCCCGCCGGGCCAGAGCCGATCACCGCAACCTTGCGCCCCGTCGGCGGCCCCGCGGTCACCACCTGCACGCCCCGGTCATACACGTAGTCCATTGCGTACCGCTGGAGGCGACCGATCGCTATCGGGCTGCTCGAAGGTCCAAGCACGCACGAGCCTTCGCAGAGCTCCTGCACCGGGCAGACCCTCGCACACGTAGCGCCCAGCAGATTTGACTCAAGAATGGTCTGCGCCGAACCCAGCAGATTCGCGGAAGCAATCTTCTTGATAAAGCCTGGAATGTCGATGTGAGTCGGACACGCGTGCGTGCACGGAGCGTCGTAGCAATAGAGACAGCGATGGGACTCGCGAACCGCCGCCGCGCTCGTCAGCGGCGCGTAGGTCTCTTCGAGACCTGGGGTCGAACCGGAACAGCGTACATCCACTGGATCCACAGCTTCCTCCGAAGTGACTTTGTCGCAAGGGTGAAGTCTGCATATTACGGAAAGAGAGCGCCGCGAACAACAGTCACTCTGTAAAGAGTAGAGGATTTTTCGGCAGCGAGATCAACTCCCCACTAAGCGATAATCTCGTTCACCACTCGCCCCGATACATCAGTCAGCCGGTAGTCTCGGCCTGCGTAACGATACGTAAGCTTCTTGTGGTCGATGCCAAGCTGGTGCAGCATCGTCGCATGCAGGTCGTGGACATGCACCTGGTCCTTGACGATCTGGTAGCCATACTCGTCCGACTCGCCATAGGTGATACCGCCCTTGATCCCGCCGCCGGCCATCCACGAGGTGTAGCAATCGGAGTGATGCGTGCGCCCCTTCGCCTTGGGGTTGGTATCTCCTGGCCTGCGTCCAAACTCCGTGCTCCACACCACCAACGTCTCATCGAACATCCCCCGCGACTTCAGGTCCTTCAGCAAAGCCGCAATAGGCTGGTCGACGTTCTTCGCCAGCGGCACGTGCGTCTGCATATCGGCGTGCGCGTCCCAGTTGATGAGTTGGTTCGATCCGATATCAATCAACTCGATAAACCGGACGCCGCGTTCAGCAAGCCGACGCGCCATCAGGCACTGCCACGCGAATCCCTTGGTGCTGCCACGCTCAAGCCCATAGAGCGCAAGCGTAGCGTCGGTCTCCTTCGTAAGATCAAAAGCCTCTGGTGCCTGCGTCTGCATTCCGTGCGCGGTCTCAAAGCTCTTGATGCGAGCCGCAAGCGTGGAGTCACCGCCCCGCGCTGCCTCATGCTTCTGGTTGAAGAAGCTGATCAGGCCAAGCTCCTTGTCCTGCACGTCGGCAAGATCCGTCCGCAGCATGTTCGGAATCGGCTCTCCATCCGAGCCGACGTGTACGCCTTGATGGCACGCGGGAAGGAAGTTCGCGTCCCACGGCATCGTGCCGCCATAGGGCATCTCCGGAGCCAGCACCATGAACGAAGGCAGGTTCTGGTTCACCGTTCCAAGCCCGTAGCTCACCCACGACCCCATACTCGGCCGCGCCTGCACCACGGAGCCGCCATGCAGCCCCATGTTCGCCTGCACGTGGTTCGGGAAGTCGTTCTTCATCGACCGGATCACGCAGATGTCGTCCATCATCGCGCCCACGTGTGGGAAGAGCGAACTCGCCTGCGTATCGCACTTCGCATAGCGCTTGAACTCCCAGCGTGGCGCCGACAGAAAATCTCCCTTGTACGGCTTGCCGCTGTCGGCAATCAGCTTCGGCTTGGGGTCAAACGTATCGACGTGCGAAGCTCCACCGCTCATGCAAAGAAAGATGACGCGCTTCGCCTTCGCCGGAAACATAGGTTCCTTCGCGGCCAGCGGATTCGCAGGTTCGGACGAAGACGACTGCGCCAGTAGCTCATGCAGTACGCCCGGAAGAAACAGCGAGGCACTCGCAAGTGAATTGATGAAGTGGCGGCGGTTCATGGGATTGCGTGTCGTCATCGTGGACCTTCTTTCAGTCGATAAACATGAACTCGTTGCTCGCATAGAGTGCCTGGATCAGATTGCCCAGCGCCTGCGTATGCATCTTCTTCTCATCCTGCTCACCCGAGCTGTGCGCCACGTAGATCGCACTCGTCTGCTGAACGAACTTCGTTGCCGCATCACTCTCCTGGGGATCAGGAGGCCGTCCATAGATCTTCAAAAACGCTGCCCGGACTTCGTCCTTGTCCGACTTGCCGGGTTGATCCAGTTGTTTCGCCAACGCCGTCGCACACTCCTTCGGGAACGACGCGTTCATGAAGTAAAGCGCCTGTAGCGGAGTGACACTGGTCTCTCTTGTAGCCACGCTTGCGGAAGGATTCGCTCCATCGAACAGCCCAAGGTAAGGATGCCGTCGGCTACGCTGCGCCATCACATACAGCGTGCGATGGTTCGTCTCATACACAGCATGGAACGGCGCATGGCCGGAGTAGTTCCACTCCGCCTCGGGCGGAAACGGCTGTGGCCCGGCAGGTGACGTGTCGAGCTTGCCCGAGGTCGCCAGCATCGCATCGCGAATCTCCTCCGCGTCCATGCGCGTGCGCGAGTGCCGCCAGAGCATCGCGTTCTCCGCATCCACTTTCTCCGCTTCCGGCGAGTCGTCACTCGACAACTGGTACGTATGCGAGAGCAGGATCATGCGGTGCATCGCCTTGATCGACCAGCCCTTCTCGACGAACTCCGTAGCCATGTAGTCGAGCAGCTTCTGATTGCTTGGAGCCGCTCCCCTGCTGCCAAAGTCGTTTGGTGTCGCAACAATGCCGCACCCGAAGTGGCCCTGCCAGATGCGGTTCACCATCACGCGGGCCGTCACAGGATTCTGCGGCGAGGCGATCCAGTTCGCCATCTCCAGCCTTCCGCTGCCCTTCGTATCCGCTGGTAGTTCAGACCCCCCGAGCGCCTGCAAAAAGTGCCGAGGCACCTCATCGCCAAGGTCCTTCTTGCTGCCGTAGTGCTGTATCCGCTCGTCGTGCGGTGTGCCTTCAGAGACCGCATAGGCCGTCTCAAAGTGCGGCGCGTTCTGAAACAGCGCCATCCGCCGCGCCTGCAGCAAGGGCAGAATATCGTCGAAGTAAGGAAGCTGAATCACGGCGTGAATCGAGTCCGCAATCGGCTTCAACTGCTCTTCGAAGTCCTTGTACTCCTGACTATCGACCGCCTTCGGGTCACGATAGATGAGACCACGCTGGTACCGTACTTCCTCCGTACCAGTAGTTGCAAAGTGAGTGCTCGCAAGCACGCCATAGATGCCGTAGTAGTCCGCCGTAGGAATCGGATCGAACTTGTGGTCATGGCAACGGGCACAGGCTACCGTCGTCGCAAGGAACGCATGTCCAATGTTGTCGACCGCATCGCTGATCGGATCTTCGGTGATGTTCGTGTTCGCGAGATATCCCGTGGCGATGACGTTCTGCCAGTGCTCAGCCTCCGTCGCCGCGGGCAGCAGGTCACCCGCGATCTGCTCCTTGATGAAGCGGTCATACGGCTTGTCCTGCTGGAACGCCTGCACCACGTAGTCCCGATATTTGTAGATGTCCGGCACGGGATAGTCAGCCGTATTACTGGAAGTATCGGAGTAGCGCACGACATCGAGCCAGATGCGCCCCCAGCGCTCGCCATAGGCCTTCGATGCCAGCAGCCGCTCAACCAGCTTCGGATAAGCATCGCGCGACTTGTCGGCGAGAAACGCATCAACTTCTTGCGGAGTCGGAGGCAGACCAGTCAGATCAAAGGTCACGCGCCGCAGCAGAGTACGCTTGTCCGCGTCACGCACCGGCTTGAGCTGATTCGCCTCAAGGTTCGCGAGTACGAAGCGATCGACATCGTTATAGGCCCACTTGCCCGATACAGCAGGCACGGCCGGCTTCACCGGGACCTTGTACGACCAGAACTCGCGGTCCTTCGCGGTGACCTGCATCCCGACAGGCTTTGAGGCTCCAGCAGGCCAGAACGCCCCGCCTTTGATCCACTCCTCAAGCACGGCGATCTCTGCCGGCTCCATCTGTTTGCGCGGAGGCATCTGCAACGATGCGTCCTGATAGTGAATCGCCTTCACCAGCAGGCTCGCGTCCGGATGGCTCAGGTCGAGCACCGCGCCGTCCTTGCCGCCCTTCATCATCGCATCGCGAGAGTCCAGCCGCAATCCGCCCGACTGCGACTGCGTATGGCAGCTATAGCACTTGCTCGCCAGCAGCGGACGCACCTTGGTCTCAAAGAACTCTGCCTCCGCGGAAGCCACCTCAGGCGAGGCCTTAGGCGCGCCCTCCGCAATCGGCATCAGCGCGTCTGCCTTGATCCACTTCGCAATGGTCGCGACATCGTCGCTCGAAAGCGGCCCTTTGGGCGGCATCTTCAGGTCTTCGTTCTTGTACGAGATCGCCTTGTAGAGCAGGCTCTTCTCAGGATTCCCCGGAACGAGTGCAGGTCCCGATCCACCGCCCTTCAACATCGCATCGCGAGAGTCCAGCCTCAGGCCGCCGCGCATCTTGTCGGTATGGCAGCTATAGCAATTCTTTTCGAGGATTGGCTGGACATCCTTACGAAACACATCTGTCTGCGCGACAGCGCGTGGACTGCCTCCCGTGAAAGCCACAACAGCCCAAGCAATCAAGACGCAAGCGGCCCGAGGCGATACGCGATCGCGAAGAGTCATCGGGCAGAAGAAGCGGCAACCCTGCATCCGTGGATACACCTCGTGAGAAAGATGGATGCTTCGTTCTGAAGACGGAAACGCAAGACATCCGGCTACAGGAGCGATCGGTACAGACACGCAGATGTGATTTGGAGAAGAGACTCGGCACAAGCGGGGGGCCAGCCTCTCAACGGCTCGCGGGGAACACGGAAACGAGCGGCCATCGGCGGTGATGGATCAACCCGATCACGTGAACTTGAAGGCCCCATGACTTCAGTTGATTTTGCTCGCGACGATACCGTAACGATAACTCTCGCGTGGCCTGCGAAACAAGAGACATCGTGTCAAAAACATCGAGCCCGGAAAATACGCATCAACCACCTTAAAGTGAGCGTTCGATGCGAGCGTATAAACCACAGTATCGATTGATATCTATTGGACTCCGAGCCACTTAGCGTCGACACCCCGCCGATCCGTTTACCACATGGCGACGACAGCGGTGGTTGCAGTCGCGTAAAATCTTGACACAGACCACGATCATCGCTACGCTCCAGACTTCAACAGGCACAAATCAGAATCCTGAACGAAGACTCCGCACCATGCGGGAGGAGATGGCTCATCATCCCCCGCCCGTCGCGGGCGGGCTTCACCCTTTCAGCAAAGGTCGCCGCTACTCCACGCGGCGATGGGTAGTTCTTTATCTTTCCGTATCGTGCTACGTTCCACGCCGAACGCAGTAACGTACGTTCCCGACTCGGCCGCACAGAAAATACAACGCACAAATCACGAGGGAATCTCTATGCCTTTCTCCGTCCGTTCTTCCTGGAAGCTGTGTCTGGCGCTCGCGCTCTCGAGCACCCTCTCACTCGCGCAAAACGCCGTCTCCACCGGCGCGATGACCGGTACCGTCCACGATCCGGGCGGCCAGGTGGTCGCACATGCGGCCGTGACAGCGGTCAATGAAGCGACGGGCGAACGCTCGACCTCGACCTCGAACGATGTCGGCATCTTCAGCTTCCCCGCCCTAAAGATCGGCGTCTACGACGTCTCCGTCGTCTCCACCGGCTTCAAGACGGTAAAGATTGCGGGCCTCGTCGTGGCCGTCGGCCACACCACCGACGCAGAAGCGACGCTGGCGATCGGCGAAGCCAGCGACACGGTCAACGTCATCAGCGACGCAGGCTCCGCGCTCAACCCCTCCGACACCACCGTCGGAACTCTCGTCCAGCGCGACACCATCGAAGGTCTTCCCTTGAGCGGCCGCCGCTACACCGACCTCGTCCTGCTCACCCCCAACGTCGTTGCCGACGGTCAGTTTGGCCACATCAGCTTTGCCGGCCAATCGGGCGGCGACCTCTCCGGCTACAACAACACCGCCGGCGGCGCCTCGAACGCCAACGGTTCCACCTCGTTCACCGTTGACGGCGTCGACTCCACCAGCTACTACTACGGCGATAACCGCGGCTTCACCCGCATTCCCTACGTCTTCGGCCTCCAGTCCATCCAGGAGTTCCAGGTCCAGGCCAACGTCTATGACTCCAGCTACGGCGGCGCGGGCGCAGGCTTCATCAATACCGTGACCAAGTCCGGCACCAACAAGTTCCACGGCGACGCCTTCTACTACAACCGCAACTCGGGAACCGGCGCGAACGATGCCATCGACAAGGCCAATGGCAATCCTCGTCCACTGAACGTCCTGCAGCAGTTTGGCGCGGACATCGGTGGCCCCATCATCCGCGACAAGATGTTCTTCTACTTCGACTACGAACAGCAGCGTCACAAGGATCCCCTGTACGCCGTGAATCAGGGCGAAGCCGCTACGACTGAGGCCAGCTTTGGCGTACCTGCGGGCACCGCGCTGCCCACCCCAAACAGTCACTATCCCGTCGCCGCGAACATCGCGGAGAACGATGTTACTGCGAACCCACAGAACCCCATCTATCTCCAAGGCGTGGCGAACGCTCTGAACGTCATTCACTCCAACCTCGGCCCCAGAGCTCGCCGTCGTGACGACTGGGAACTCTTCCCTAAGCTGGACTGGGCGATCAGCGACAAGACCCACCTGACCGCGCTCTACAACTACAACCACTTCCAGTCCGCAGGCGGCATCATCACCTTCAGCCCGGAGTCATTCGGTGGCGATGAACTACTCGGCGACAACGGCGTTCGCGACCACGTCGCAACGATCCACATGACGCACACCTACACCTCGGCGCTGGTCGAAGATCGCTACATCAGCTACGTTCGCGACGAGCAGCTCTATCACCCCTCAGGTCTCGCCCAGACCCCAACGACGCCCGAGATGATCATCACCGGTTCCGCACCGGGAACGCTTCTGCTCGGCAACCCCACGTTCACCTACAACAATCTGCGCGAGTATCAATCGCAGATCGCGGACCACTTCACCTACCTCGTCGGCAAGCACCAGATCGACGCCGGCGCGAGCGTCAACTACGACTCCATCTCGAACAACAATCCGGGCAGTTTCTACGGCCAGTACATCTTCCTCAGCCTGGAAGACTTCGCTCTGGGCAAGTGGAACATCTTCGAACAGACAGCCGGCAACTCGAAGTACAACTTCAGCGATCCCTTTGTCGGATTCTTTGTAAACGACACCTGGAAGGCGTCCCGCAATCTCACCCTCACGGGCGGCATTCGCGAAGACTTCCAGAAGTATCCGAGCCCAGCAGGCAATCCGCTGGTTCCCTCGACCCAGACGTTTCACAACCAATATCAGCGCGTCTCTCCTCGCCTAGGCTTCTCCTATAATCCGTTTGAGAAGACGGTGGTTCGCGGCGGTGCGGGTCTCTACTACGAGATCTTCGTCGGCGGCAACTACCAGAACTCGACGCAGCAGAACGGCGTCTCCCAGACCCAGGCTGAGTTGTTCGACTTCAGCCCCGCTACCGTTGCTTCAACCCAAAGCCCATCATTCCCCGCAGCTCTACCGTCTTCAAACTCGAACTTCGCCAGCGGCGGAAACATCGTCGCCGTCGCCAGCAACTACAAGACGCCCTCAGTCGTGAACGCAAGCCTGCAGGTGGACCAGGAGATTGCCAAGGGAACGATCCTCACCGTCGGCAGCCTTTGGTCGCACGGCATGCACCTGACCAGCTCGACAGCCTACGACCAGAACCTGACGCCGCCGACGGGAACCACCACCTACATCCTCCCGAGCGGACAGACCGTGGTGAAGCCAAACCTCGACAGCAATCTATTGAAGGAAGGCTACCTCACCTCGGCTCTCGGTCAGATCAACACGCTCATCA
This Granulicella aggregans DNA region includes the following protein-coding sequences:
- a CDS encoding NAD(P)-dependent oxidoreductase, which gives rise to MDVRCSGSTPGLEETYAPLTSAAAVRESHRCLYCYDAPCTHACPTHIDIPGFIKKIASANLLGSAQTILESNLLGATCARVCPVQELCEGSCVLGPSSSPIAIGRLQRYAMDYVYDRGVQVVTAGPPTGRKVAVIGSGPAGLSCAGELARRGHNVTVFEKRDLAGGLSTYGIISLREPVEIALAEVAMIEQLGVTVVTGRELGGDLSLAELQKDFDIVVLSVGLGRSPQLGIPGEEHVLDGLVYVEGSKVAEVPLVIGKQVVVVGAGNTAIDCATIAKRLGAERVTIVYRRSEREMTAYPHEVEFAMKEGIEFRFLAQPVETILEAGAVTGLRCVQMRLGAPDASGRATSTPVPGSEFVIEADQIVKAIGQQKPSIATALGLKTANGYIAVDEGFETSIAGVFAIGDCIRHRGEASTVMAVQDGKMAAQALHARLAQIETAVAGA
- a CDS encoding DUF1501 domain-containing protein, whose protein sequence is MTTRNPMNRRHFINSLASASLFLPGVLHELLAQSSSSEPANPLAAKEPMFPAKAKRVIFLCMSGGASHVDTFDPKPKLIADSGKPYKGDFLSAPRWEFKRYAKCDTQASSLFPHVGAMMDDICVIRSMKNDFPNHVQANMGLHGGSVVQARPSMGSWVSYGLGTVNQNLPSFMVLAPEMPYGGTMPWDANFLPACHQGVHVGSDGEPIPNMLRTDLADVQDKELGLISFFNQKHEAARGGDSTLAARIKSFETAHGMQTQAPEAFDLTKETDATLALYGLERGSTKGFAWQCLMARRLAERGVRFIELIDIGSNQLINWDAHADMQTHVPLAKNVDQPIAALLKDLKSRGMFDETLVVWSTEFGRRPGDTNPKAKGRTHHSDCYTSWMAGGGIKGGITYGESDEYGYQIVKDQVHVHDLHATMLHQLGIDHKKLTYRYAGRDYRLTDVSGRVVNEIIA
- a CDS encoding PSD1 and planctomycete cytochrome C domain-containing protein, which codes for MFRKDVQPILEKNCYSCHTDKMRGGLRLDSRDAMLKGGGSGPALVPGNPEKSLLYKAISYKNEDLKMPPKGPLSSDDVATIAKWIKADALMPIAEGAPKASPEVASAEAEFFETKVRPLLASKCYSCHTQSQSGGLRLDSRDAMMKGGKDGAVLDLSHPDASLLVKAIHYQDASLQMPPRKQMEPAEIAVLEEWIKGGAFWPAGASKPVGMQVTAKDREFWSYKVPVKPAVPAVSGKWAYNDVDRFVLANLEANQLKPVRDADKRTLLRRVTFDLTGLPPTPQEVDAFLADKSRDAYPKLVERLLASKAYGERWGRIWLDVVRYSDTSSNTADYPVPDIYKYRDYVVQAFQQDKPYDRFIKEQIAGDLLPAATEAEHWQNVIATGYLANTNITEDPISDAVDNIGHAFLATTVACARCHDHKFDPIPTADYYGIYGVLASTHFATTGTEEVRYQRGLIYRDPKAVDSQEYKDFEEQLKPIADSIHAVIQLPYFDDILPLLQARRMALFQNAPHFETAYAVSEGTPHDERIQHYGSKKDLGDEVPRHFLQALGGSELPADTKGSGRLEMANWIASPQNPVTARVMVNRIWQGHFGCGIVATPNDFGSRGAAPSNQKLLDYMATEFVEKGWSIKAMHRMILLSHTYQLSSDDSPEAEKVDAENAMLWRHSRTRMDAEEIRDAMLATSGKLDTSPAGPQPFPPEAEWNYSGHAPFHAVYETNHRTLYVMAQRSRRHPYLGLFDGANPSASVATRETSVTPLQALYFMNASFPKECATALAKQLDQPGKSDKDEVRAAFLKIYGRPPDPQESDAATKFVQQTSAIYVAHSSGEQDEKKMHTQALGNLIQALYASNEFMFID
- a CDS encoding TonB-dependent receptor encodes the protein MPFSVRSSWKLCLALALSSTLSLAQNAVSTGAMTGTVHDPGGQVVAHAAVTAVNEATGERSTSTSNDVGIFSFPALKIGVYDVSVVSTGFKTVKIAGLVVAVGHTTDAEATLAIGEASDTVNVISDAGSALNPSDTTVGTLVQRDTIEGLPLSGRRYTDLVLLTPNVVADGQFGHISFAGQSGGDLSGYNNTAGGASNANGSTSFTVDGVDSTSYYYGDNRGFTRIPYVFGLQSIQEFQVQANVYDSSYGGAGAGFINTVTKSGTNKFHGDAFYYNRNSGTGANDAIDKANGNPRPLNVLQQFGADIGGPIIRDKMFFYFDYEQQRHKDPLYAVNQGEAATTEASFGVPAGTALPTPNSHYPVAANIAENDVTANPQNPIYLQGVANALNVIHSNLGPRARRRDDWELFPKLDWAISDKTHLTALYNYNHFQSAGGIITFSPESFGGDELLGDNGVRDHVATIHMTHTYTSALVEDRYISYVRDEQLYHPSGLAQTPTTPEMIITGSAPGTLLLGNPTFTYNNLREYQSQIADHFTYLVGKHQIDAGASVNYDSISNNNPGSFYGQYIFLSLEDFALGKWNIFEQTAGNSKYNFSDPFVGFFVNDTWKASRNLTLTGGIREDFQKYPSPAGNPLVPSTQTFHNQYQRVSPRLGFSYNPFEKTVVRGGAGLYYEIFVGGNYQNSTQQNGVSQTQAELFDFSPATVASTQSPSFPAALPSSNSNFASGGNIVAVASNYKTPSVVNASLQVDQEIAKGTILTVGSLWSHGMHLTSSTAYDQNLTPPTGTTTYILPSGQTVVKPNLDSNLLKEGYLTSALGQINTLISPGIDNYNSLFVQLNRQATKGLNFIVSYTLAKSTQSGVDFDNQFDFSDTHGLSLLDQRQRLSLAAVYAPTIETENAMARSALNGWRVSMITQINAGRPYTGVVTTSALGATLNDSAANQATANTAAGLVGGGNQGGLSPGEGINSFTGPGTTQVDLGIERSIKIKENQTINLKVQAFNLLNSANYFVYAGSGINQVQYHATGENCGDGKTINQTCTLVPNGGVGGFQTLTAVDQSHPPRIFQFSFAYKF